A section of the Streptomyces sp. V3I8 genome encodes:
- a CDS encoding alpha-ketoglutarate-dependent dioxygenase AlkB: protein MDAELFPRNRTQIAPGAVHVPDWLTAGRQRELLEACRDWARPPAGLRTVRTPGGGTMTSRQVCLGWHWYPYGYASTVVDGDGAPVKEFPAWLGELGRRAVRDAFGAGEGEGEGEGANGGGDGAGGGGGYGYDIALINFYDADARMGMHRDSDEKSGAPVVSLSLGDTCVFRFGNTVSRSRPYTDVELRSGDLFVFGGASRSAHHGVPRVHPGTAPPELGLTGRLNITLRVSGLPAVRPAAARPPGDRIMGDSPS from the coding sequence GGACGCAGATCGCGCCGGGCGCCGTGCACGTGCCGGACTGGCTGACGGCCGGGCGCCAGAGGGAGCTTCTGGAGGCCTGCCGCGACTGGGCCCGTCCGCCCGCCGGACTGCGGACGGTGCGTACACCCGGCGGCGGCACGATGACCTCCCGGCAGGTCTGCCTCGGTTGGCACTGGTATCCGTACGGTTACGCGTCCACGGTCGTCGACGGGGACGGGGCACCGGTGAAGGAATTCCCCGCCTGGCTGGGAGAACTGGGCCGCCGGGCGGTACGGGACGCCTTCGGCGCAGGTGAGGGGGAGGGGGAGGGGGAAGGTGCGAACGGGGGCGGGGACGGGGCCGGGGGCGGGGGCGGGTACGGCTACGACATCGCGCTGATCAATTTCTACGACGCCGACGCCCGCATGGGGATGCACCGCGACAGCGACGAGAAGTCCGGCGCCCCCGTGGTGTCGCTGAGCCTCGGTGACACCTGCGTCTTCCGGTTCGGCAACACCGTGTCGAGGAGCCGCCCCTACACGGACGTGGAACTGCGCAGCGGCGACCTGTTCGTGTTCGGCGGCGCGTCCAGGTCCGCCCATCACGGCGTGCCGCGCGTCCACCCGGGCACGGCCCCGCCCGAGTTGGGACTGACCGGCCGTCTGAACATCACCCTGCGGGTGAGCGGTCTCCCGGCCGTCCGCCCGGCCGCCGCCCGGCCACCGGGCGACCGGATCATGGGAGACTCGCCCTCATGA
- a CDS encoding ROK family protein — translation MSGDAAPGAVGEGSTRTRLDRGRGALGPALELVHTGRAPTRAVLTAELGVTRATAGAVAAELEALGLIRVDARPGAAAGSQGRPSHRLEVAEDGPVALAAQVHSDGFRAALVGLGGRLVATAPGCETVDADPAKVLGSVVEAGAELLRRTGRRCVGAGLAVPSAVAEPEGTALNPLHLAWPAGAPVREIFAECVRAAGITGPAFAANDVNLAALAEHRHGAGRGARDLLCVATGHRGVGGALVLDGRLHTGSSGLALEVGHLTVSPEGRPCHCGSRGCLDVEADPLAFLTAAGRDPGPEVSLLQQANELIRRHYADPTVRTATEALIDRLGLGLAGLVNILNPDRIILGGLHRTLLDADPDRLRAVVADRSLWGRSGSVPILACTLDHNSLVGAAELAWQPVLDDPIGALAPV, via the coding sequence ATGAGCGGCGATGCGGCCCCCGGCGCGGTGGGAGAAGGAAGCACCAGGACACGGCTGGACCGGGGACGGGGTGCGCTCGGGCCCGCGCTGGAACTCGTGCACACCGGACGGGCACCGACCCGTGCCGTGCTCACCGCCGAACTGGGCGTCACGCGCGCCACGGCCGGCGCGGTCGCCGCGGAGCTGGAGGCGCTCGGCCTGATCCGCGTCGACGCCCGCCCCGGCGCGGCCGCCGGCTCGCAGGGCCGTCCCTCGCACCGTCTCGAGGTCGCCGAGGACGGACCCGTCGCCCTCGCCGCCCAGGTGCACTCCGACGGCTTCCGGGCCGCCCTGGTGGGCCTCGGCGGCCGGCTCGTGGCGACCGCCCCCGGCTGCGAGACCGTGGACGCCGACCCCGCGAAGGTGCTCGGCTCGGTCGTCGAGGCCGGCGCCGAACTGCTCCGGCGGACCGGACGCCGCTGCGTGGGCGCCGGACTCGCCGTCCCGTCGGCCGTCGCCGAACCCGAGGGCACCGCGCTCAACCCGCTCCACCTGGCCTGGCCGGCCGGGGCGCCCGTGCGGGAGATCTTCGCCGAGTGCGTGCGGGCGGCGGGCATCACCGGTCCGGCGTTCGCCGCCAACGACGTGAACCTCGCCGCGCTCGCCGAGCACCGGCACGGCGCGGGCCGCGGCGCCCGCGACCTGCTGTGCGTGGCGACCGGGCACCGGGGTGTCGGCGGTGCGCTGGTGCTCGACGGGCGCCTGCACACGGGCAGTTCGGGCCTCGCCCTGGAGGTCGGCCATCTCACGGTCAGCCCGGAGGGCCGCCCCTGCCACTGCGGCAGCCGGGGCTGCCTGGACGTGGAGGCCGACCCCCTCGCGTTCCTGACGGCGGCCGGCCGCGACCCCGGGCCCGAGGTGTCACTGCTCCAGCAGGCGAACGAGCTGATCCGCCGCCACTACGCCGACCCGACCGTACGCACCGCCACCGAGGCGCTGATCGACCGGCTGGGCCTGGGTCTTGCGGGCCTGGTCAACATCCTCAACCCGGACCGCATCATCCTCGGCGGTCTGCACCGCACCCTGCTGGACGCCGACCCGGACCGGCTGCGGGCCGTCGTGGCCGACCGCAGTCTCTGGGGCCGGAGCGGGAGTGTCCCGATCCTGGCCTGCACGCTGGACCACAACAGCCTGGTGGGGGCGGCCGAGTTGGCATGGCAGCCGGTCCTGGACGACCCGATCGGGGCGCTGGCACCCGTCTGA
- a CDS encoding ATP-binding protein, with amino-acid sequence MISQPRHCTVELQALPSRIGQVRRIVSAQLRYWRLDPLIDRAALGVTELLTNVHLHARPDKLCTVEIELRLDRLTVSVHDLDPRLPEVQDATSSATCGRGLSMVAAVSESWGARPNGESGKVVWFTLAAPSPVAAPPVRPPFATVVESPVRGFVEVERVAEAHALQGHAPARSAVAG; translated from the coding sequence GTGATCAGCCAGCCAAGGCATTGCACCGTGGAGCTCCAGGCTCTGCCCTCAAGGATCGGCCAGGTCCGCAGAATCGTATCTGCGCAATTGCGCTACTGGCGTCTGGACCCGTTGATAGACCGGGCCGCGCTGGGTGTGACCGAGTTGTTGACCAACGTCCACCTGCACGCGCGGCCCGACAAGCTGTGCACGGTCGAGATCGAGCTGCGGCTCGACCGGCTCACGGTCTCCGTGCACGACCTCGATCCGCGCCTCCCCGAGGTGCAGGACGCCACTTCCTCCGCGACCTGCGGGCGTGGTCTGTCGATGGTCGCCGCGGTGAGCGAGAGCTGGGGTGCGCGGCCGAACGGCGAGTCGGGCAAGGTCGTGTGGTTCACCCTCGCGGCCCCCTCCCCCGTGGCGGCACCGCCCGTGCGTCCGCCGTTCGCCACGGTCGTCGAGTCGCCCGTCCGCGGGTTCGTGGAGGTGGAGCGCGTCGCCGAGGCGCATGCGCTCCAGGGACACGCTCCCGCCCGGTCGGCCGTTGCCGGCTGA
- a CDS encoding PLP-dependent cysteine synthase family protein, with protein sequence MSTPQQARPHEPTATLDVDHSDAEYRHWLKEAVRKVQADANRSADTHLLRFPLPERWGIDLYLKDESTHITGSLKHRLARSLFLYGLCNGWIRRGRPVIEASSGSTAVSEAYFAGLIGVPFIAVMPRTTSAEKCRLIEFHGGRCHFVDDPRTMYEESAALAAETGGHYMDQFTYAERATDWRGNNNIAESVFRQLRLERYPEPAWIVATAGTGGTSATIARYVHYMQYNTRICVADPENSCFFEGWTTGDAGVTTDCGSRIEGIGRPRMEPSFVPGAVDRMMKVPDAASVAAVRALERAIGRKAGGSTGTGLWSALKIVAEMAAAGRTGSVVTLLCDPGDRYLDKYYSDDWLAGQGLDIAPYAATIESLLATGVWPA encoded by the coding sequence GTGAGCACCCCGCAGCAGGCCCGCCCGCACGAACCGACAGCCACGCTCGACGTCGACCACAGCGACGCGGAGTACCGGCACTGGCTCAAGGAGGCCGTACGGAAGGTGCAGGCCGACGCGAACAGGTCGGCCGACACCCACCTGCTGCGCTTCCCGCTGCCCGAGCGCTGGGGCATCGACCTGTACCTCAAGGACGAGTCCACCCACATCACCGGCAGCCTCAAGCACCGCCTCGCCCGTTCGCTCTTCCTCTACGGCCTGTGCAACGGCTGGATCCGCCGCGGCCGCCCCGTCATCGAGGCGTCCAGCGGCTCCACGGCCGTCTCCGAGGCGTACTTCGCCGGCCTGATCGGTGTGCCGTTCATCGCCGTGATGCCGCGCACCACGAGCGCCGAGAAGTGCCGGCTGATCGAGTTCCACGGCGGCCGGTGCCACTTCGTCGACGACCCGCGGACGATGTACGAGGAGTCGGCGGCCCTCGCGGCCGAGACCGGCGGCCACTACATGGACCAGTTCACCTACGCCGAGCGGGCCACGGACTGGCGCGGCAACAACAACATCGCCGAGTCGGTCTTCCGGCAGCTGCGGCTGGAGCGCTATCCCGAGCCCGCCTGGATCGTGGCCACCGCGGGGACCGGCGGCACCTCGGCGACCATCGCCCGCTATGTGCACTACATGCAGTACAACACCCGTATCTGCGTGGCCGATCCGGAGAACTCCTGCTTCTTCGAGGGCTGGACCACGGGCGACGCGGGGGTCACCACCGACTGCGGCTCCCGTATCGAGGGCATCGGCCGGCCGCGCATGGAACCGAGCTTCGTGCCGGGGGCCGTCGACCGGATGATGAAGGTGCCGGACGCGGCGAGCGTGGCGGCCGTGCGGGCACTGGAACGGGCCATCGGCCGCAAGGCGGGCGGTTCGACCGGCACGGGGCTGTGGAGCGCGCTGAAGATCGTGGCGGAGATGGCGGCGGCGGGGCGCACCGGAAGCGTGGTGACGCTGTTGTGCGACCCCGGGGACCGCTATCTCGACAAGTACTACTCGGACGACTGGCTGGCCGGCCAGGGACTGGACATCGCGCCCTACGCGGCTACGATCGAGTCGCTGCTGGCCACGGGGGTCTGGCCGGCCTGA
- a CDS encoding DeoR/GlpR family DNA-binding transcription regulator yields the protein MSENQNLLAEQRRALILDEVRRRGGVRVNELTRKLGVSDMTVRRDLDALARQGVVEKVHGGAVPVAEASTHEPGFEAKSGLELTAKEDIARAAAALVAPGTAIALSGGTTTYALAQQLLDVADLTVVTNSVRVADVFHSAQRTTGQRQGAATVVLTGGVRTPSDSLVGPVADQAIEALHFDVLFLGVHGISVEAGLSTPNLAEAETNRRLVQSARRVVVVADHTKWGTVGLSSFAALEQVDTLVTDGGLPAEARAEVSEHLRRLVVAGEPEPSEPEDGLDD from the coding sequence GTGAGCGAGAATCAGAACCTCCTCGCGGAGCAGCGACGCGCTCTGATCCTCGACGAGGTCCGTCGGCGCGGCGGTGTCCGCGTCAACGAACTCACCAGGAAGCTCGGCGTGTCCGACATGACGGTCCGTCGCGACCTGGACGCGCTCGCCCGGCAGGGCGTGGTGGAGAAGGTGCACGGCGGCGCCGTCCCGGTGGCCGAGGCGAGTACGCACGAGCCGGGTTTCGAGGCCAAGTCGGGGCTGGAGCTGACGGCCAAGGAGGACATCGCGCGGGCGGCCGCGGCGCTGGTGGCGCCGGGCACGGCGATCGCGCTGTCGGGCGGCACCACGACGTACGCGCTCGCCCAGCAGCTTCTCGACGTGGCGGACCTGACCGTGGTGACCAACTCCGTGCGGGTGGCCGATGTCTTCCACTCGGCGCAGCGCACGACGGGGCAGCGGCAGGGCGCGGCGACGGTCGTACTGACGGGCGGGGTGCGCACGCCGTCGGACTCCCTGGTGGGGCCGGTCGCGGACCAGGCCATCGAGGCGCTCCACTTCGACGTGCTCTTTCTCGGGGTGCACGGCATATCGGTGGAGGCGGGCCTGTCCACGCCGAATCTGGCGGAGGCCGAGACGAACCGGCGCCTCGTGCAGTCCGCGCGGCGTGTCGTCGTGGTCGCGGACCACACCAAGTGGGGCACGGTGGGCCTGAGTTCGTTCGCCGCGCTGGAACAGGTCGACACGCTGGTGACGGACGGCGGGCTGCCCGCCGAGGCGCGCGCGGAGGTCTCCGAGCACCTGCGGCGCCTGGTGGTCGCGGGCGAACCCGAGCCCTCCGAGCCGGAGGACGGGCTCGACGACTGA
- a CDS encoding sensor histidine kinase yields MKDRRIPAPVLDAVVVVVSLLDIWVHEESDEPLRRAAALLATAALVLRRHTPLPAFLLTLPAALVSDAIFAPLAALYSLASLNRRRVLLAVGALALTACDLTYWTWPGPEFADFSDSSDLVIVTYSLATATAPVFLGQLVQARRELSLRLAEISQAREHERALLAQSVLAKERAQLAREMHDVVSHQVSLIAVRAGALQVATHDAAAREAATTIRRLSVQTLEELRHMVSVLRAAGSRPTELTPQPSLADLQHLVDTSGIETQLHTDLPAALPPPHQRAVYRAVQEALTNVRKHAPGATAVIRIRQEDDTVHAAVTNSAPTRPALLLPGAHHGLAGLRQRAELLGGTVTAAPTADGGHELHLRLPLRRTP; encoded by the coding sequence GTGAAGGACCGCCGGATACCCGCGCCCGTACTGGACGCCGTGGTCGTCGTCGTCTCCCTGCTGGACATCTGGGTGCACGAGGAATCCGATGAACCGCTGCGCAGAGCCGCCGCCCTGCTGGCCACCGCCGCCCTGGTCCTGCGCCGCCACACGCCGCTGCCGGCCTTCCTGCTCACGCTGCCCGCCGCCCTGGTCAGCGATGCGATCTTCGCGCCGCTGGCCGCGCTGTACTCCCTGGCCTCGCTCAACCGCCGCCGAGTACTGCTGGCGGTCGGCGCCCTGGCTCTGACCGCCTGCGACCTGACCTACTGGACCTGGCCCGGACCGGAGTTCGCCGACTTCTCCGACTCCTCCGACCTGGTCATCGTCACGTACAGCCTGGCCACCGCCACCGCGCCGGTCTTCCTCGGCCAGCTCGTCCAGGCCCGCCGTGAGCTGTCGCTGCGCCTCGCCGAGATCTCCCAGGCCCGCGAGCACGAGCGTGCACTGCTGGCCCAGAGCGTGCTGGCCAAGGAACGCGCCCAGCTCGCCCGGGAGATGCACGACGTGGTCTCCCACCAGGTCAGCCTGATCGCGGTACGCGCCGGAGCGCTGCAGGTCGCCACCCACGACGCCGCGGCGCGCGAGGCCGCCACCACCATCAGGCGGTTGAGCGTGCAGACCCTGGAGGAGCTGCGGCACATGGTCAGCGTCCTCAGGGCCGCCGGCAGCCGCCCCACCGAACTGACCCCGCAGCCCTCCCTGGCCGACCTGCAGCACCTCGTCGACACCAGCGGCATCGAGACGCAGTTGCACACCGACCTGCCCGCCGCCCTGCCTCCGCCCCACCAACGCGCCGTCTACCGCGCTGTGCAGGAAGCTCTCACCAACGTCCGCAAGCACGCCCCCGGCGCCACGGCCGTCATCCGCATCCGGCAGGAGGACGACACCGTGCACGCCGCCGTCACCAACAGCGCGCCCACCCGGCCCGCCCTGCTGCTGCCCGGCGCCCATCACGGCCTGGCCGGACTGCGCCAGCGGGCCGAACTCCTGGGCGGCACCGTCACCGCCGCCCCGACCGCGGACGGCGGCCACGAACTGCACCTGCGTCTGCCGCTGCGCCGGACACCGTGA
- a CDS encoding response regulator transcription factor, with protein MIRVLVVDDEALVRTGFEHILSAADDIEVVAAVAGGRAVRAAEELRPDVVLLDIRMPDVDGLTVLAQLRQLAGKPVVAMLTTFDMDEYVAAALRSGAAGFLLKDTDPLQLPVLVRNLAEGGVVLSSSVTRTVVHGYLDNGPQHAAMHRIQVLSDRERAVLVLIAEGLSNTAIAARMHLSTGTVKDHVSAVLSKLRVVSRVQAALLAERAGLLRAPDRREER; from the coding sequence GTGATTCGCGTACTGGTGGTCGACGACGAGGCGCTGGTCCGAACGGGCTTCGAACACATCCTGTCCGCGGCCGACGACATCGAGGTGGTGGCCGCGGTCGCCGGCGGCCGAGCGGTGAGGGCGGCCGAGGAGTTGCGCCCGGACGTGGTGCTGCTGGACATCCGGATGCCGGACGTGGACGGGCTGACGGTGCTGGCCCAGCTGCGGCAACTCGCCGGGAAACCGGTGGTGGCCATGCTCACCACGTTCGACATGGACGAATACGTGGCCGCCGCCCTGCGCTCGGGGGCGGCCGGTTTCCTGCTCAAGGACACGGATCCGCTGCAACTGCCCGTGCTGGTGCGCAACCTGGCCGAAGGCGGCGTCGTGCTGTCCTCCTCCGTCACCCGTACCGTCGTGCACGGCTACCTCGACAACGGCCCCCAGCACGCCGCCATGCACCGCATCCAGGTGCTGAGCGACCGGGAACGCGCCGTGCTGGTCCTGATCGCCGAAGGGCTGTCCAACACCGCCATCGCGGCACGGATGCACCTGAGCACCGGCACGGTCAAGGACCACGTGAGCGCCGTGCTGTCCAAACTGCGGGTGGTCAGCCGCGTCCAGGCCGCCCTGCTGGCCGAACGCGCCGGTCTGCTCAGGGCGCCGGACCGGCGGGAGGAGAGGTGA
- a CDS encoding DUF418 domain-containing protein — protein MTHHAPPVPDPAVSQPLPQPGRPPGTTRPPSAGRLVGIDLARGLAVLGMYAAHVGPEPAIGGPPGFLAELARGRSSALFALLAGFSLILITGRPQPYTGRPGRQAAGRVVVRALILIAAGYALTALDTDVDVILSFYGLLFLFLVPLCRLRARTLALLAAAGALVMPVILYAIRQTLHDGDWGDAVVAADPLARLTGTDGLLELLFTGEYPVLTWMPFMLAGMALARLDPARARVRTRLAWTGGVLTVLGYGGSWLALHFVPDARATIAAATDGDGAACAWWSDTVGHLDDDTPAAWLLVGAPHSQTTFSILGGTGVALLVVAACVTAAARMPRLTRSARPLAAVGTVALSAYVAHILAIHLVGMEEETGPALIALAVFSGVAMLVATLWTRYLRRGPLEYLLHSATRITRHIK, from the coding sequence ATGACACACCACGCGCCCCCGGTCCCCGACCCCGCTGTGTCGCAGCCTCTCCCGCAGCCGGGCCGGCCGCCCGGCACCACCCGTCCGCCCTCGGCCGGCCGCCTCGTCGGCATCGACCTCGCCCGGGGCCTGGCAGTCCTCGGTATGTACGCCGCCCACGTCGGCCCCGAACCGGCGATCGGCGGACCGCCGGGCTTCCTCGCCGAACTGGCCCGCGGCCGGTCCTCCGCACTGTTCGCGCTGCTCGCCGGGTTCTCCCTCATCCTCATCACCGGCCGCCCGCAGCCGTACACCGGCCGGCCCGGGCGGCAGGCCGCGGGCCGCGTCGTCGTCCGCGCGCTGATCCTGATCGCCGCCGGCTATGCGCTGACCGCCCTGGACACCGACGTCGACGTCATCCTCTCCTTCTACGGGCTGCTCTTCCTGTTCCTCGTGCCGCTCTGCCGGTTGCGGGCCCGCACCCTGGCCCTGCTGGCGGCCGCCGGCGCCCTGGTCATGCCGGTGATCCTCTACGCGATCCGGCAGACCCTCCACGACGGCGACTGGGGCGACGCGGTCGTCGCCGCGGATCCCCTCGCGCGCCTGACCGGCACCGACGGCCTGCTGGAGCTGTTGTTCACCGGCGAGTACCCGGTGCTCACCTGGATGCCGTTCATGCTGGCCGGGATGGCGCTCGCCCGCCTCGATCCGGCCCGGGCCCGCGTCCGTACCCGGCTGGCATGGACCGGCGGCGTCCTGACCGTGCTCGGCTACGGAGGCTCCTGGCTGGCCCTGCACTTCGTCCCGGACGCCCGCGCCACCATCGCGGCCGCCACCGACGGCGACGGCGCGGCCTGCGCCTGGTGGTCGGACACCGTCGGCCACCTCGACGACGACACCCCCGCCGCCTGGCTGCTGGTCGGCGCACCCCACAGCCAGACCACCTTCTCCATCCTGGGCGGTACCGGTGTCGCACTGCTCGTGGTGGCCGCCTGCGTCACCGCCGCCGCCCGGATGCCGCGTCTCACGCGATCGGCCCGGCCCCTCGCCGCCGTCGGCACGGTCGCGCTGTCCGCCTACGTCGCCCACATCCTCGCCATCCACCTGGTCGGCATGGAGGAGGAGACCGGCCCGGCCCTGATCGCGCTGGCCGTGTTCAGCGGGGTCGCCATGCTGGTGGCCACCCTCTGGACGCGGTACCTGCGCCGCGGTCCGCTGGAGTACCTGCTGCACAGCGCCACCCGCATCACCCGCCACATCAAGTGA